TACTTTGAACCATGAAAATCAGTCCTCATTCACAACCTTCAACATGCAATATCTGCCCAACACATTACTCTCACCAAATAATTAATGCCTTAACCAGAAAAGCTTGCATATGACTTTTCAATTAATCAAGattcaaaaatcaaactatAGTACTACTACACATGGTGATCATCACAAGCTACTAGCTAATTCAATTAGGTTAATTATCTTTAGCTGATTCACATGCAAGTTGAGTTCTTCATACACAACCAAACTACAAACACAAACCCTACAATTACATCAAGTAATAATACCCTTGTCTCAGTTAATCATCATTCAAGACTTGAGGCGGAATAGTAGCTGCTGCTGTAATAGGCAAAACTGGGATGGTTGATCTGATCATCACTCAACTTTTCTTGATAATCAAAGGAGTTCAGAACATCACAGTGCAGTAATCCAGACCCGAATTCCGCCAGAAACTTGTCGTCCTCACTTGATGTCGTCCACGATGAACTTCCACTCGCATTGTTGTCCAGCGAGAACGACGGAGACAGGCTCGAAACCGGTTCTTGAGGCAATGGATTAGCAGCAGGGAACAATCCAGAGGTGTACGCATTTTCGATGTTTTCGGGGATTTCCATGAGCTCCGGGAGAGGTATTTGAGCTGCACCCAGCATGTGTTGATGGGAATTCGTCTCCAGTATTGGGAAATACGGTGACATGTTCTCAGGAGTAGTAATATCAACTGGAAACGATGAGGGCGGCGCAACATCATAATTggtggcggcggcggcggtggCGGTAGAGGGGCTAGTTTTTCCGGCTGCCAAAAGCTTCTTTTTCAACTTTGTATTCCAATAGTTCTTCACATCGTTATCTGTCCTTCCGGGAAGCTGTGAAGCTATGACCGACCACCTATATGCGccataatatacatataatgtaCAGTTCACAATGCACTCTCTtatcttttcaataatatattagaaataatgattaattatcttataaatgacaaagaaaGTTGAAGAAAATCAGGGAAGCAATGActattttatactaaatattaACCAATGATATATAGgtagaaaattgtaatttattaccTGCTTCCAATGTTATGATAGAGTGATAAGATGATGTTGTCTTCTTCCTCAGTGAACCCTCCATGCTTGATGTTAGGCCTAAGGTAATTCAGCCATCGCAGTCGACAGCTCTTACCGCAACGTTTAAGGCCTGATTAACGGATTATAGTAGATAGCAAAGAATAATGATCAATCaacaacaacatcaaacattcGCGacgaaaaagggaaaaagaggaaaaataaacCTGCTTTTTGAGGCAAAGCAATCCAATTTCCACCAGTTCCATGTTTCTCAACATAGTTCTTGAGGGTGTTGTCTTCTTCAGGAGACCATGGCCCTCTCTTTACTTGTGTTTTGTCACAGCAAGGTGTTCTTCCCATGAAATTTTTCTAAGTATGAATGTTTCTGTTTGTTTCCAGTATACTATAATGTAAGAGAAATAGGGAAAACCAGGGGCAAGAAAATCTAAGTATGTGGTTTCAAAGGAGTGGGGGGGTGGGTGCTTTATTAATTACTCATGAGCTTGACTCTGTCAAATGTTTCAAAAGTGTGTCTTAATTAGTTTGATTGTGTGTTGGAGAAAGGGAAATAACTTAGTCAATTTGGTTTCATCATAGAGGTAATATAATGTCAACATGTTTTGCTTTAGCTATGGGGGTGAGGGGCCACCATATTTTTGCTTTGGTAAGTTTGGATGTGTTCACATTCAAGTAGCTCTTCCTTAGTCATATTGTGGAATGGTCAGTCTCCATTTATGGTCTCTCTTGAACATGAGgttcaaaattgaaatccAAATCTTCTGTATATGTTCCATGGATACGAGTGTGGGTACGgatatgatatgatatgaCCATCgtattataataaataggataaattataacgcgctctcataatatttcatataattattacgcatatttttttattgtttgaaaaaattataataacccTTAATGTCTGATGAATAGTGTAATCTTTGGATGGAAGTTTGGAATTTTCAACTTTGTCtttgctgtattttttttattttttaaaaaaagttgtaGAAAATCAGACaagatggatgaaaattttttaaaaattatttacttagtccataaaataaattaaaaaaataagtaaaattataattcacaaTGCACAAGGACAATTTGACcagttcactaca
This Sesamum indicum cultivar Zhongzhi No. 13 linkage group LG5, S_indicum_v1.0, whole genome shotgun sequence DNA region includes the following protein-coding sequences:
- the LOC105162020 gene encoding transcription factor RAX2, yielding MGRTPCCDKTQVKRGPWSPEEDNTLKNYVEKHGTGGNWIALPQKAGLKRCGKSCRLRWLNYLRPNIKHGGFTEEEDNIILSLYHNIGSRWSVIASQLPGRTDNDVKNYWNTKLKKKLLAAGKTSPSTATAAAATNYDVAPPSSFPVDITTPENMSPYFPILETNSHQHMLGAAQIPLPELMEIPENIENAYTSGLFPAANPLPQEPVSSLSPSFSLDNNASGSSSWTTSSEDDKFLAEFGSGLLHCDVLNSFDYQEKLSDDQINHPSFAYYSSSYYSASSLE